A window of the Chiloscyllium plagiosum isolate BGI_BamShark_2017 chromosome 13, ASM401019v2, whole genome shotgun sequence genome harbors these coding sequences:
- the LOC122555672 gene encoding odorant receptor 131-2-like yields the protein MLNASVNGTGEYLRCPSWVLLLPETICLLVTLLFSGAMLDTIFRISALRKEPRYLLLASLLISDLLYLLLLITTTVMWAAVIRIPILLCLINYLLGFSSFISGFFTITAMAVDKYIAICWPLHYRALCTASKTQKIIALLSLLAAVHPLICFLILLWAGTPTLVMESFRCIFPPVEEGILETSFALFQAQQAVLALTFLASAVTIVFSYCMIYREARQTSPKVRARKTVLLHGLQLFLYFIPVANYIVYSNLIKSTSIKVQVTAQLHLINISLFSVLPRCLCPLVFGLRASELYRHAKRRLFNQNQVAPLLDST from the coding sequence ATGCTGAATGCTTCAGTCAATGGAACTGGGGAGTATCTCCGTTGTCCTTCatgggttttattactgccagAGACAATCTGTTTGTTGGTTACACTGCTTTTCAGTGGAGCCATGCTGGATACTATTTTCCGGATTTCTGCTCTGCGGAAGGAGCCAAGGTACCTGCTACTTGCCAGTCTCCTTATCAGCGATCTGCTCTACTTGCTCTTGCTGATTACCACCACAGTGATGTGGGCAGCAGTTATCAGAATACCCATCCTGCTGTGCCTCATCAAttacctgctgggtttttccagcttCATTAGTGGGTTCTTCACCATCACTGCTATGGCTGTGGACAAATACATTGCAATCTGCTGGCCTCTACACTACCGCGCTCTCTGCACGGCCAGCAAAACTCAGAAGATCATTGCCCTCCTATCGCTCTTAGCCGCGGTGCACCCCCTGATATGTTTCCTGATACTTCTGTGGGCTGGGACACCCACACTGGTCATGGAATCCTTTCGCTGCATCTTTCCTCCAGTCGAAGAAGGGATTCTAGAAACTTCCTTTGCTTTATTTCAAGCCCAGCAGGCTGTCCTCGCTCTCACTTTCCTGGCCAGCGCAGTGACCATCGTGTTCTCTTACTGCATGATATACAGGGAAGCTCGCCAAACGTCACCCAAAGTGCGTGCCCGCAAAACCGTGCTCCTCCACGGCCTTCAGCTTTTCCTTTATTTCATCCCCGTCGCCAACTACATCGTTTACTCCAACTTGATCAAAAGCACATCCATCAAAGTGCAAGTCACGGCCCAGTTACATTTGATTAACATCTCTCTTTTCTCGGTCTTGCCTCGGTgcctgtgccccctagttttcgGGCTGAGAGCTAGTGAGTTGTACCGTCACGCGAAGAGGCGCCTTTTCAACCAGAATCAGGTAGCACCTCTGTTAGACTCAACATAA